The window AGGGTAGCGCCCGGTTCTCACGCCGAGATCGAGCGTCCCATCAGTGCGTCGACGGAGGTGCCGCCCAGCTCGCTCTGCACAATCGGGCGCACCTGCGTTCCGAACAACTCGATCGCATGGAGGAGCTCACGCTGGGGCACTGCCCCCATGTCCATGTGGATGTACTGGCGCACATGCCCCCAGTGTTCGTGCATGAGCAGAATCCGCTCGGCGATCTCCTCCGGTGAACCGACCAGCAATCCTCCTTGCGGGCCGGTGTCGCGCTCGTATGAATCCCGCGTCGGAGGACTGAAGCCGCGCTGCTCCCCGACGGTTTTCATGAACTGATGCCAGTGCGGCCACCACGTTTCGCGCGCGTGGTTGCCGTTCTCGAGGACGAAGCCCGGTGACCCGAGCATGACCAGCGTCTGCTGGGGTGAATTGCCGAAGTGAGCCGACGCGCGGCGATAAAGTTCAGCGTTCGCGGCGGAGCGGATCGCGCTTCCTCCCAGCACGCCGGTCGCCATCGGAAGGCCGAGTTGAGCCGCCCGGACGACGGAGCCAGGGTTTCCCCCGACGCCGAGCCAGATCGGGATGGGGCCCTGTTCAGCTCGCGGAGGGGCATACTGGCCGGTCAGCGCCGGCCGAGTCTCCCCGTGCCACGAGACGCGGGCGGATCGGTTCACTTCGATGAGAAGGTCGAGCTTCTCAGCGAACAGGCGATCGTAGTCCTGAAGGTCGTACCCGAAGAGCGGAAACGACTCGATGGAAGACCCGCGTCCGGGGATCATCTCCACTCGGCCGCCCGAGATCGCGTCGACCGTGGCGAACTGCTGGTAGACCCGGACGGGATCGTCGGTGCTGAGGACCGTGACCGCACTGGAGAGTTTGATGCGGGACGTGAGCGCGGCTGCGGCAGCGAGCACCGGTGCGGCAGCGGACACCGGGAATTCGGGGGTGTGGTGCTCGCCGACTCCGAACCAATCGAGTCCCACCTCCTCGGCGAGCGCGATCGATTCCACGACATTCCGTATCGCTTGCGCTTCAGACACGCGCGATCCCGTCGCGGGATCGCGGCTAGCATCACCGAAAGCACCGACACCTAGTTCCACGATCTTCTCCAGTTCCTTCGAGGAGGTGCTTAGTTCGGGCTTGCATGGACAAGAGGTGCACCATGCGCCGCGT is drawn from Microbacterium sp. zg-B96 and contains these coding sequences:
- a CDS encoding LLM class flavin-dependent oxidoreductase gives rise to the protein MSEAQAIRNVVESIALAEEVGLDWFGVGEHHTPEFPVSAAAPVLAAAAALTSRIKLSSAVTVLSTDDPVRVYQQFATVDAISGGRVEMIPGRGSSIESFPLFGYDLQDYDRLFAEKLDLLIEVNRSARVSWHGETRPALTGQYAPPRAEQGPIPIWLGVGGNPGSVVRAAQLGLPMATGVLGGSAIRSAANAELYRRASAHFGNSPQQTLVMLGSPGFVLENGNHARETWWPHWHQFMKTVGEQRGFSPPTRDSYERDTGPQGGLLVGSPEEIAERILLMHEHWGHVRQYIHMDMGAVPQRELLHAIELFGTQVRPIVQSELGGTSVDALMGRSISA